The following DNA comes from Pristis pectinata isolate sPriPec2 chromosome 8, sPriPec2.1.pri, whole genome shotgun sequence.
TATCTTAGTAGTGGTGGAGGactgcctttttgaaccactgctggTTGACTTTGTAGTGCTTTGGTATGACTAAGTGTCCTGCTAAGTCACTTCAGAGAACGGTTAATGTAGCTTGTGTGGGACTCGAGTCAAACACAGACATAGATTGGATAAAGTTGAAAGTTTCCCTCCAAAAAGAACATCATCCTGTGTTCCTGGTATTGTTGGTGCTCTATTCAACCTTGAAGTACATTTCTCCAATATCTGCGCTGTCACCAAGACCAGCTACCTCTGACTTCATAGTTTCTCAAGATTTTTTTAACTCATCTAAAGTTCTACTGCCTGTGTCCCAACCCTCACCATTGTGCTCTCCTTTCATTCACATCCACATTGCTCTCAGTTCTGCCGAGTCcagaatttaaaattctcatcctcgtGACTGGGTACAAAAGCCTCCATGTCGGTCCAAAGCACATCTATGGGGTTTGTTACTGTAGCACTGGGGTTGTAATTTCAACTCACCTCATGTATGGAATTGAAACTGgacctgcaaaacaaaatgtgttgCTGTTTTAAATGGTTCTCCTCAGTTCAAACTGTGgttgagaaagtgcagtggtgtAGATAATATGTGTAGAACATGTGTGAGACGAATGAACTTTTATCACCCTTCTCATTAAATTTTAGTATAACCCTAGTTTGGAGTTAGGTGATCATTGCTATATGAAAGGATCTTGAATTTGTCAAGATTTTTAATTCAGTCACAGTAGTAGTTTTATCTTTATTCAGCTCAATCTCACCAGTGTTTTTGGAATGTTAATGCATGTTATTCTGATTGTATCCCACTAAAAGGGCTTCGGGTTTTATGACTTGTACATATGTGTGACTAGTAACAAAACTACTCAATGAACCAGGATTACTCTTAGCTTTATTTAACTTCCCCTAATGCTATGTATCTCTCCTGTCACGGTTTAAAAGTGAGATGCAGTCAGCTGTTTCACTAAGCCACTGCTGTCCTGATATTTGAGTGGTGACCATTCCACTCACTCTCCCCGCTAAACCTTCACAAGAGGACACCTCAGTTTGATTAAAGCACCGTGCACCTGTGGGTAGGAGGGGGGGTGCTAGAAGCTAGAAAGCACTGCTGcagagataaaaagaaaatacagCTGAAAATGCAATGAAATCCAGAGGCACCAAAGAACAGACAGTGTTATCATTTGAGTCTGGACCCCATATTTAAACTGCAACAATCAAATTAAATCCCTGCCTATTGTTCCTCGGTATACTTAGGAACATGTGAACCTGCCTCTCCATCTCTACATTTTCCCATCTCTGACTGACCATTATTTTCACTGGAAAAAACAGGTTGCCTGTTGACAGCTGAGGTAGTAGCACATTATAACTAAGCTTCACGTCATCTTCTCACCACCTCCTCTCTGCCTGGTCATTAGTTCATATCTAATTGGTCTCTCTTCCCCTCTACACCATTTGCCACCTACAACAAACCTCTATCCCACCCCTCGGGTATTTTTTTCTCCCCTCACTCGCAAACATCCTCTCCTGCTGATACGTGGCTTACCTTTGCCACTTGCTTTTTCCCCCACAAAAGTCCCAGCTTCCTGCCTGTTATTGCTATAGACCGACGAGTCCCACACCCCAGTTGCTCCCTCCTGTCTGCTAGCTCATTTAGCCTTTACCCATATGTATTATATTAATAATGTATTAAATTTCTCTTGTAAAATTAGAGACTTTCCCTAGCTGCCTACCAATGAATAATGGTGATGGTGGGTTGGGGGTGGTTTATGAGAGAGATTGAGAGTACATTTGCTTCTTGTCTGAAAGCGCGGATGCACTTTGCTGACGTGACCCAGTACAATGAGTCTTTCTTTTCACTctccagtgcattacagacatgacCAGTTGGACGAGTTTATCAAAAATATCAACACTCATCTGCAGCCTCTGTTCATGGAGATCAGGAAAGGGATGAGTGAGGATAATGGACAGCAGTATTACGCTCTGGTAAGTTGGACATACGGTGCCATTGTGGAATTTTGTCTGAAACTTGGGATGGCAGCAGTACTATAGTGCAGAGCTCTACTTATGGCAAAGTAACCATGTGTATGGAACTAGGAATGGGGAACCAGTTGCAGGTGCGGTGATCTGTGAGCTAACCATACCTAGAACTGCATTCACCGTCAACTCTTCCTGTTGTTGCTGGGGATGAAATACTACTGGGCAACAAGGAGCCTCACGTTGACTCAGAATCCGTGAAGCTAACCACCGGTGCTGAGACGCCTTTCCTGTTTTGTATCGTCTGTGAAGTTCCCTTCCAGCGATATCTGATTCTCCCTTAGATTTGCATGTTTCTTGTTCTGTTGTTCTGTGGGAacatttgactccagacccaaacaTCATTGAGGATAGAATTCAGGGTCCAATTTTGGCCCCTATTTTTTCCCCACACTAGTAGACTAGTTTAAGCAGAGGAGACTGTTACAGGTGCTCTATGGAGGCTTACATTGCTGTACCTCCTGCACTTCCAACCTCTGCTCAGTGCTACAAGCCTTGTGTGTGCCTCGATTTTGTTACATTGAGGACATAAGCATATGACCGTGTTGCTGTTTGGTTAGGCTATGCTATTTTTTGGCTTGACTCCCAGTTTATCTTCAGTCAATCTTTTAGCAGAACAACGCTGATGACAACTGTTGAGAAATCAGTCGTCAatgatttctgtgctgtgtgaaaaGGGCAGTGTGTGTATTGACCAAAGGTGAAGTATGTGGAAGATGGGTAATGTATGTTAAAACCCAGTCAATCTGTACAAGGGTGTTTAATGCCCTGAACATGCCTGAGCTCTGACAATTTGTACTCCAGTCCACTAACACAGCCCTAACCTGATCGCTGCAGGCAAGACGGCTCATGTTTGCCAGCCGTTCCCATCCTCTTGGATTGCTACCCCTTTTGTGTTTGCACAACAGAACAACATGCAGTTAATGTGCCCAGGCTGCAGGTGGCTGTAACACACCATTTATCTTCCTTTTGCACTGTCTCCAGATTAACCTCGCTGAGACGGAGATCACTAGGATGGCTTTCGATTacacagaaactgaactggaattgTTCAAGAAAACGGTGGGTACAGTGCAGCCTCATTCAGCACTATTTTGGTGTCTAAATTGCTCACATCTATGAATTTTCTATTGGGCAAATGTTAACTAAAGTTAaaacctttttaaaacaaaaagtgacaGGTTAATAGTGATTCATCTGTAGAGGAGAATTGTTGTCGAGGTCAAAAGAATCTCGGAAACTACAACAAATTATCATCACCTTCCCTGACCCTTTTAGACATCTGGCTTGCAAGTTATACAAACTTCACACACTAATTCAGCTGTAAAATTGGACAAAGTAAATGCAGCCATTCTTTTAAACAGTTTCTAGTTATTGGGAATGTGAAAGGCCATTTCAGACCACCCCATTTGTAAGGTCTTATTTCAGGATACtcattgccagtttttttttaaaaaatagattgaTAGAGTGGAGTTGCACTTTCAGAGTTACATGGGGGCTCAGTCATCACCCTCTCACTTTTGAGGTTAGTGTACATGTATCTGCTCAATCCATACAACCTGATCAGCTCCCTGCTCCTGAGGGATAGCGCAGGTGGCCATCAATGGGTGATGCGCACATCTCAGTCTCCCCGGGTTCTATTGCAAGAACTGGCTTCCTTGTTCTGCTGGAAGAATCAGTTTTGACCAGGAGTGTTGATGCTTGCTCTAAGAGTATGTGCCTGACCCTCTGCCCCACGTGCATTAGTAAGGTGATTAAAGAATAGGCTGAACTGCTTGAATAGTAAGCTGACTAAAGGCTGGATACTGGAAGCAGTTTCTCAGGATGAAGACCTAAGAGCATGTGAAACAGAAATTTAGGCCCAAAGCCAACTTCACCTTTTataggatcatgactgatcaacTGCCTCAATACCACTTCCCCCGCCTGATCCCCATCCTGTCCCAAAGTCTTTCATAGTCTTGAATAAACAAAATGACAGAGCATCCACAGACGTTTTCAAAGAATCATAATTCCCAAGTAAAGATATTTCTCCTTAGCCCAAAATCTGAGACCATCCCCTATTTTTAGATCTAGCCAGAGTAAGCATTGTGTGTACCCTGTCCACCTCTCTTAATTCTTACATATTTCAAAgcgatcgcccctcattcttgtaaactctagTAAGCATTGGTCcatcctgctcaatctctccaccCATGCCAACCCCCTTATCCCTAAGAGTCAATCTAGTGCATCAATACTGCATCGCTTTTAAGCAGGTAAATCTTTGGGCACGAAAACCAAAACTGTATTCCAGCTATGGTTTCATCTAAGCCCTGCAAGACTTTTTATTCTTGCACTTTAACCATGTTGGATTAAAAATCAAtataccattttccttcctacTTGCTTGTCGTATCTGCATGTTAATTTGATATGTTCCAAATGTAATTGGATCTATCTGCACACCACCTGGTTTTTCACCACTTAGAAAAGAAAATTCTATTACTAGTGTTGtcaattaaatgcagcacacGATAAAATACACCAGACTGCAACGTTGCTAAATAACAATTCTTTATTAATCATGAGTAGCTCTTTAGTTTCGCAATTCTTTCAGTTATACAGCTCTTTAGTTTACTCTCACAACTTACAAAACTCACTACCTGTATTTAGATATTATCCATTCTTGATGAACCTGGCTGGGGTTAGATTTGGCGAGTTTTGAGTCCCTGACTCAGGGTCGCCTTCAATGGTTGGTCTCAAACTGACTGCTGCCAGTTATCTCGGAAGGCACCTTTTTGTATATTTCTGCACGTACTTCCCTTacattgcttagttctttataGACAATTATATGGCTAGAAGTCCAGTCCTTATCCAGACTGGTTTCTTTAACTCCTCAATTCCCAACTGGTGCCATCCCACAACTACCTCGACCACCAGTTCTTTAATTAAAAAGTGCACGTTTGTACTTTAGAAATTCATCAGACTGTCCCTTTCACAAGGTGTCAATTCCCAAAACATCCTTACCTGCGTGTTCTGTGCTCAGAGTCTCTCACATTGATACTGACCAGGAGCTAATCATGTGACCTTTCACTGTACTTTGTTTTGTGGTTTCCAGCACCTTTCTCTAGCTAGCAGAGTGTCCTCCCAGAGCCTGTTGGGATACTTGTCTGGCTGCTACATCaccaaaatgaataacctcagATTTCTCAGTGTGCCAACTTAACCTGTCCACATGCCTTTTTTTAGATGCTTTGGGTCCCTCCAAAAGCTCACATTTATAGTATTTTTTTCAGATGGATGTGGTTCTGGAGTCCGAGAGTGGCATTGTCTCTTCTACAGACATTCTGAATCTGGCTGATCAACTGCAGCCCAAgaaactgaagaagaaggaggtggAGCAGGTGCTGCAGAGATTTGTGCAGGACAAGTGGCTCTCTGAGGCAGGTGGCAGCTGACTGATTGCACATTTAACTGTGCGAGAAAACATTTAGCTTTGTCTCCCTGTGGTGACTGTATTGTTGTATGTTTTGTTCTCATTAGAACGACGGCGAGTACATTCTCAGCACTCGTTGCATTATGGAGCTAGAACAGTACATTCGCAACATGTACCAGGATCTAGTGAAGGAATGCAACATCTGCCATAACATCACTATCCAGGTACTGCTGCTGCTTCTGTAGAATGGTTTCTGCAGCTGTTGATTCTTCCTTCTTATCAGCGTGGGGTTAGAATTTAGCAGGTACTGAGATGGAGCTCTGTCCTTACTCTTGGGATCAGGTGGTGTCGGGGGAAGGGGATGGTTGAAATAGTATTTATTCTACCGCCATACCTGCCAGTACCAATAAATGTTGGAGTGTAGGAATtgtgtaactgtactggaactcACTACTCAGCCACTATTGATGTGCTTTTtagattagttttttttaatctcgaCTATCTCATACATTTACTTCCAGGGTCAAACGTGCGAGATGTGTGGAGCCAAGATCCATCTCCCTTGTGCTGCAAAGTATTTCCAAGGTCGGGATGACCCTTGCTGTCCAAACTGCAGGCAGTTCTGGCCTCACGAGATCCCAGGTAACAACTGTTTAATCAACAAGATTATTATATAAAGTGCATAATCATTAATTTGCCTGGTCACAGCCCACATCTAATCCACCACGAACAGCTGGAGTGCAGATGGTTCGATTCTGCCTCTCACCTCAAGGTCAGGGCACTGAATTATATTTAAGGTCTATaaaaggtgggaggatgtttATAGAAAATAGCCATTAGACAGGACAATATCACACCATCCTTGGAACTCAATAGAGTAAAACCTACAGGTCCTGCAGATTATTCAAGCAATGGATTTGATGCAGTCACCAAGTCCCTTGTTTCGGTTTTGTAGTCGAGCTGTTACCGGGAGACCG
Coding sequences within:
- the nsmce1 gene encoding non-structural maintenance of chromosomes element 1 homolog; translated protein: MAAALNDSHRRFLQTMMSQGILEGSATRKLHRHCCELHKVHYRHDQLDEFIKNINTHLQPLFMEIRKGMSEDNGQQYYALINLAETEITRMAFDYTETELELFKKTMDVVLESESGIVSSTDILNLADQLQPKKLKKKEVEQVLQRFVQDKWLSENDGEYILSTRCIMELEQYIRNMYQDLVKECNICHNITIQGQTCEMCGAKIHLPCAAKYFQGRDDPCCPNCRQFWPHEIPDVHRTEPSMPPPSSAPKMRHRYRE